One window from the genome of Haloprofundus halobius encodes:
- a CDS encoding aldo/keto reductase — translation MNYRTLGDSGVEVSEVGFGAWVVGTDWWGDRTEQQAIEMIEHALDQGITYFDTGDVYGHGNSEKLIGKALADRRDEVTLSTKIGYDFYNHPQAGHGELPKRLDPDWIRTCVERSLERLDTDYVDFLQLHNANVDEVTPDVIETLESLQEEGTVDALGWALGPSIGWLAEGDRAVELDFDAIQTVFNVFEQTPGRHFLDTIAREEAETSVIARVPHSSGLLNEQVTPDTELDAGDHRGFRPDEWYETGWEKVEALRFLERREEQSTSGSRTPPGNNGERTMGQAAIQWLLSHDAVASVTPTFRTTADIDEWAAASETPPLSDEEIERVEDLSRENFGITRDDGMDSLRSSVDGADLVGTGKQNAGL, via the coding sequence ATGAACTACCGAACGCTGGGCGATTCGGGAGTGGAAGTGAGCGAAGTCGGCTTCGGCGCGTGGGTCGTCGGCACCGACTGGTGGGGTGACCGGACCGAACAGCAGGCCATCGAGATGATCGAACACGCCCTCGACCAGGGGATCACGTACTTCGACACCGGCGACGTGTACGGCCACGGGAACAGCGAGAAACTCATCGGGAAGGCGCTGGCCGACCGCCGCGACGAGGTGACGCTGTCGACGAAGATCGGCTACGACTTCTACAACCACCCGCAGGCGGGCCACGGCGAGTTGCCGAAGCGACTGGATCCCGACTGGATTCGAACCTGTGTCGAGCGGAGTTTGGAGCGTCTCGACACCGACTACGTCGACTTCCTCCAACTGCACAACGCGAACGTCGACGAAGTGACGCCAGACGTGATCGAGACGCTCGAATCGCTGCAGGAGGAGGGGACCGTCGACGCGCTCGGCTGGGCGCTCGGCCCCTCCATCGGCTGGCTCGCTGAGGGCGATCGTGCGGTCGAACTCGACTTCGACGCCATCCAGACGGTGTTCAACGTCTTCGAGCAGACGCCCGGCCGTCACTTCCTCGACACCATCGCGCGCGAAGAAGCGGAGACGTCCGTCATCGCCCGTGTCCCTCACTCCTCGGGACTGCTGAACGAGCAGGTGACGCCCGACACCGAACTGGACGCCGGCGACCACCGCGGGTTCCGCCCGGACGAGTGGTACGAGACCGGGTGGGAGAAAGTCGAGGCGCTGCGCTTCCTCGAACGCAGGGAGGAGCAGAGCACCTCTGGCTCCCGGACTCCGCCCGGGAATAACGGCGAGCGAACGATGGGCCAAGCCGCCATCCAGTGGCTGCTCAGCCACGACGCCGTCGCGTCGGTGACGCCGACTTTCCGAACGACCGCCGACATCGACGAGTGGGCCGCTGCCTCGGAGACACCGCCGCTGTCGGACGAGGAGATCGAACGCGTCGAGGACCTCTCTCGAGAAAACTTCGGTATCACCCGCGACGACGGGATGGACAGCCTTCGCTCTTCGGTTGACGGGGCGGACCTCGTCGGCACCGGCAAGCAGAACGCCGGTCTGTAG
- a CDS encoding S8 family peptidase: protein MLRTDASNVLPRSAGNATTRPPTASGSPTPQIDPTDEDDEDDRYVSRQWDKRVIKAFEAHRTATGKGTRIAVIDTGIYADHLNLRENVDLDASVRINQGRTFPSRGRDGFGHGTLVAGVAAASNNGDAGIVGVAPDAELVSVSPSAGGSSPGIDPAKIQAFFSDVILSMEYAASIEADVMNLSLGVLFDLSSDLSRFLLLVADYLAVRNWLFTVVVIASGNAGFGFPPGGRFFDFPGSIPSALTVGATGPNDRRTEYTTYGSEFVDVSAPGGGYETIVKAFCTPDGDSDDTGEISSDATGWLLPGSTVGDACALPAYPYPRNNIWGPFPPNSYMALSLTTYPTEALLSEDRHYGYSAGTSFAAPQVAGVVALVREVAPELSAPEVQRLITETADGIPGESRAELGAGRVNASRAVEAARRMSESHSPSG from the coding sequence ATGCTCCGTACAGACGCGTCCAACGTTCTCCCGCGCTCGGCGGGGAACGCGACGACGAGGCCTCCGACAGCATCGGGGTCACCAACACCGCAAATCGATCCCACCGACGAGGACGACGAGGACGACCGATACGTCTCGCGTCAGTGGGACAAACGCGTCATCAAGGCGTTCGAGGCGCACCGAACTGCTACCGGGAAAGGGACGCGCATCGCCGTCATCGACACGGGAATTTACGCCGATCATCTGAACCTTCGAGAGAACGTCGATCTCGATGCATCGGTTCGAATCAACCAGGGTCGAACGTTCCCATCGCGAGGCCGCGACGGTTTCGGGCACGGGACGTTAGTCGCTGGCGTCGCCGCCGCGAGCAACAACGGCGACGCCGGTATCGTCGGCGTCGCACCGGACGCCGAACTCGTCTCGGTGAGCCCGTCGGCCGGAGGGAGTAGTCCGGGAATCGATCCGGCGAAGATACAGGCATTCTTCTCGGACGTGATTCTCTCGATGGAGTACGCGGCGAGTATCGAAGCCGACGTGATGAACCTCAGTCTCGGTGTGCTGTTCGACTTGTCGTCGGACCTGAGTCGCTTTCTGCTGCTCGTAGCGGACTACCTCGCGGTGAGGAACTGGCTGTTCACCGTCGTCGTCATTGCCAGCGGGAACGCCGGGTTCGGATTCCCGCCGGGTGGCAGGTTCTTCGACTTCCCGGGAAGCATCCCAAGCGCGCTGACCGTCGGCGCGACCGGCCCGAACGACAGGCGAACGGAGTACACCACCTACGGGAGCGAATTCGTCGACGTGAGCGCACCCGGCGGCGGCTACGAGACCATCGTCAAAGCGTTCTGCACGCCCGACGGTGACAGCGACGACACCGGCGAGATCTCCTCGGACGCGACCGGATGGTTGCTGCCCGGCTCGACGGTCGGCGACGCGTGCGCGCTGCCCGCATACCCGTATCCGCGTAACAACATCTGGGGACCGTTTCCCCCGAACAGCTACATGGCGCTGTCGCTGACGACGTATCCGACCGAGGCCCTGCTCTCAGAAGACCGGCACTACGGATACTCCGCCGGAACCTCGTTCGCCGCTCCGCAAGTCGCCGGTGTCGTGGCACTCGTTCGAGAGGTCGCTCCGGAGCTCTCGGCCCCGGAGGTCCAGCGGCTGATCACGGAGACCGCCGACGGGATTCCGGGCGAGAGTCGCGCCGAACTCGGCGCCGGCCGCGTGAACGCTTCGAGAGCCGTTGAGGCCGCTCGGCGGATGAGCGAATCGCACTCGCCGTCGGGGTGA
- a CDS encoding DUF7344 domain-containing protein, whose translation MSSDTHDHSLAPSTAFELLADPCRRGVLYVLFDTGEPMRHEQLIERMLQREVTSFRDRRRLRLELHHAALPKLTATRFVHYDERTRRLHLTDPESELKPYLAFAQSMEPTRTR comes from the coding sequence ATGTCTTCAGATACACACGACCACTCACTCGCACCGTCAACGGCCTTCGAACTGCTCGCCGACCCCTGTCGGCGGGGCGTCCTGTACGTCCTGTTCGACACCGGGGAACCGATGCGCCACGAACAACTCATCGAGCGGATGTTGCAGCGGGAAGTGACGTCGTTTCGTGACCGCCGTCGCCTCCGCCTCGAACTGCACCACGCGGCGCTTCCGAAACTGACGGCGACTCGGTTCGTTCATTACGACGAGCGAACCCGCCGTCTCCACCTCACCGACCCGGAGTCGGAGCTCAAACCGTACCTCGCGTTCGCACAGTCGATGGAACCCACTCGGACTCGATAG
- a CDS encoding glycoside hydrolase family 32 protein, protein MDTLPVRVACMYVADRSPEQRAAYEWCGDTAATADIVSFGAVADGAVDLGAYDAVWWHRDAPLDGGIAAVRDGARRVRAFLEDGGGLLLSLRALSAVEPLGIDSVGPDATGVEDVHDPVGFARKALYDDHPAFESFGERFHVASAGDERSFARYESLVPERGELLGSSLRGDDLLVGHKSLLSWRVGTGHVVGVGEHLRFGDGGDETHGRDRFTQNLLTSLAADRWPTFTDRPADADGFADVRAALSDDHHRPGYHLAAPANWLNDPNGLVHYDGRYHLFYQYNPAGPFHGSIHWGHATSEDLVHWRDESVALSPSPDGPDRDGCWSGCTVVDTDGTPTLLYTGGRGTVQLPCLATAADDDLRTWVKHAENPVIEEAPTDPPVLATNDWDAEFRDHCVWRQDDVWYHLIGAGTQAGGGVVLLYRGESLDEWEYAGPLFCREESDPGTVWECPELLTFEEGQILQVSNYDETIYFVGEADLDTPDFEPTNEGVLDYGDYYAPQSLRTPDGRVLTWGWLPEARGLDAQWRAGWSGAMSLPRELDVSGGDIVQRPAAELASLRGRSALSGDVSLSAGERRTLDLAGNSYELAFDVDLDSGATLELGVFESPALSERTVARYDGESVVVDRSKSSHGPAARDEQRMPVEGDGDGDALSLRAFVDGSILELFANERRCLTSRVYPTREDADGVSLSAVGGDVTLRAARAWELESTFPAGRNRRSDGG, encoded by the coding sequence ATGGATACGCTTCCTGTGCGCGTCGCGTGTATGTACGTGGCCGACCGCTCGCCCGAACAGCGGGCGGCGTACGAGTGGTGTGGCGACACGGCGGCGACAGCGGACATCGTCTCGTTCGGTGCCGTCGCTGACGGAGCCGTCGACCTCGGCGCTTACGACGCTGTGTGGTGGCACCGCGACGCGCCTCTCGACGGCGGGATTGCGGCCGTCCGAGACGGCGCTCGCCGCGTCCGCGCGTTCCTCGAAGACGGTGGTGGGCTGCTACTCTCGCTTCGCGCGCTCTCTGCGGTCGAACCCCTCGGCATCGACAGCGTCGGTCCGGACGCGACCGGCGTCGAGGACGTTCACGACCCGGTCGGGTTCGCGCGGAAGGCGCTCTACGACGACCATCCGGCGTTCGAATCGTTCGGCGAGCGGTTCCACGTCGCGTCGGCGGGCGACGAGCGGTCGTTCGCCCGCTACGAGTCGCTCGTTCCCGAACGAGGCGAACTCCTTGGGAGTTCGCTCCGCGGCGACGACCTACTGGTCGGCCACAAGTCGCTATTGTCGTGGCGCGTCGGCACCGGACACGTCGTCGGCGTCGGCGAGCACCTCCGGTTCGGCGACGGCGGCGACGAGACGCACGGGCGCGACCGATTCACACAAAATCTACTGACGTCGCTCGCCGCCGACCGCTGGCCGACGTTCACCGACCGACCCGCCGACGCTGACGGGTTCGCCGATGTTCGGGCGGCGCTTTCCGACGACCACCACCGGCCCGGCTACCACCTCGCCGCGCCCGCGAACTGGTTGAACGACCCGAACGGCCTCGTCCACTACGACGGCCGATACCACCTGTTCTATCAGTACAACCCCGCAGGACCGTTCCACGGGTCGATTCACTGGGGGCACGCGACGAGCGAGGACCTCGTCCACTGGCGCGACGAATCGGTGGCGCTCTCGCCGTCGCCGGACGGCCCGGACCGCGACGGCTGCTGGTCCGGCTGTACCGTCGTCGACACCGACGGGACGCCGACGTTGCTCTACACCGGCGGTCGCGGTACCGTCCAACTGCCGTGTCTGGCGACCGCAGCCGACGACGACCTTCGGACGTGGGTTAAACACGCCGAGAACCCGGTTATCGAGGAAGCGCCGACCGACCCGCCGGTGCTGGCGACGAACGACTGGGACGCCGAGTTCCGCGACCACTGCGTCTGGCGACAGGACGACGTCTGGTACCACCTCATCGGTGCGGGCACGCAGGCTGGAGGCGGCGTCGTATTGCTCTACCGCGGCGAGAGCCTCGACGAGTGGGAGTACGCCGGCCCGCTGTTCTGCCGCGAGGAGTCCGACCCCGGAACCGTCTGGGAGTGTCCGGAACTGCTGACGTTCGAGGAGGGACAGATTCTGCAGGTGTCGAACTACGACGAGACCATCTACTTCGTCGGCGAGGCGGATTTGGACACACCAGACTTCGAGCCGACGAACGAGGGCGTCCTCGACTACGGCGACTACTACGCGCCGCAGTCACTACGCACGCCCGACGGCCGCGTGCTGACGTGGGGGTGGCTCCCGGAGGCCCGCGGCCTCGACGCACAGTGGCGCGCTGGCTGGTCGGGCGCGATGTCGCTCCCGCGGGAACTCGACGTCTCCGGGGGAGATATCGTCCAGCGACCGGCCGCCGAACTGGCGAGCCTCCGCGGGCGCAGCGCGCTCTCGGGCGACGTGTCGCTGTCGGCGGGCGAGCGCCGGACGCTCGACCTCGCGGGCAACAGCTACGAACTGGCGTTCGACGTCGACCTCGACTCGGGTGCGACCCTCGAACTCGGCGTCTTCGAGTCGCCCGCGCTCTCGGAACGAACGGTCGCCAGGTACGACGGCGAGTCGGTCGTCGTCGACCGCTCGAAGTCGAGTCACGGACCGGCGGCGAGGGACGAACAGCGGATGCCCGTCGAGGGCGACGGCGACGGGGACGCGCTCTCGCTTCGGGCGTTCGTCGATGGGTCGATTCTGGAACTGTTCGCGAACGAGCGCCGGTGTCTTACGAGCCGCGTGTACCCGACGCGCGAAGACGCCGACGGTGTCTCGTTGTCGGCGGTCGGCGGCGACGTGACGCTTCGCGCGGCGAGAGCGTGGGAACTCGAATCGACGTTTCCGGCGGGTCGAAACCGGCGCTCTGACGGCGGCTGA